A DNA window from Hoplias malabaricus isolate fHopMal1 chromosome 5, fHopMal1.hap1, whole genome shotgun sequence contains the following coding sequences:
- the prim1 gene encoding DNA primase small subunit, protein MPTSDYDQASLPDLLPLYYRRLFPFSQYYRWLNYGGVTKNYFQNREFSFTLKDDIYVRYQSFSTQNELEKEMQKMNPYKIDIGAVYSHRPSQHNTVKSGTFQALEKELVFDIDMTDYDDVRSCCSAADICSKCWTLMTIAIRILDRALKEDFGFQHLLWVYSGRRGVHCWVCDEAARKLSVTARSAVAEYLSLIKGGEETVKKVVLSDPIHPFISQSLTVVERYFSQYALVEQDLLGNKESVEKVLSLLPEDIRKELQLSYQNEKNPMKRWEILKSMVNHKKTNSKKGSQHLEKEIMLQYCYPRLDVNVSKGVNHLLKSPFSVHPKTGRISVPIDLKNLDKFDPFEVPTISLICEELDKAKAVEEEDDDTKDKENETEAAERRKIRDYKRTSLAKYIKLFDQFLDAMSRSRKGEMLKKSDLQKEF, encoded by the exons TGACCAAAAACTACTTCCAGAACCGTGAGTTCTCTTTCACCCTCAAAGATGACATCTATGTTCGATATCAGTCTTTTAGCACACAGAACGAACTGGAGAAGGAAATGCAGAAAATGAATCCATACAAGATTGACATTGGAGCAGTCTACAGTCACAGG CCGAGTCAACACAACACAGTGAAGTCGGGTACATTCCAGGCCCTGGAGAAGGAACTGGTGTTTGATATTGATATGACTGATTATGATGATGTCAGAAGCTGTTGCAG TGCTGCTGATATTTGCTCTAAGTGCTGGACTCTGATGACAATTGCAATTCGAATTCTAGATCGGGCACTGAAAG AGGACTTTGGCTTTCAGCACCTCCTCTGGGTGTACTCAGGAAGGAGAGGTGTGCATTGCTGGGTGTGTGATGAAGCTGCAAGGAAGCTGTCGGTGACCGCTCGTTCAGCTGTGGCGGAATACCTCAGTTTAATTaag GGTGGTGAGGAGACAGTGAAGAAAGTTGTGCTATCAGACcctattcatccattcatcag TCAGTCTCTCACTGTGGTGGAGCGCTACTTCTCTCAGTACGCCCTTGTTGAGCAGGACCTACTGGGCAACAAGGAGAGTGTGGAAAAAGTGCTCAGCCTTCTTCCTGAAG ATATCAGAAAGGAACTGCAGCTCAGTTACCAGAATGAGAAGAATCCAATGAAGCGCTGGGAGATCCTGAAGAGTATGGTGAATCATAAAAAG ACAAACAGTAAGAAGGGTAGCCAGCACTTGGAAAAGGAGATCATGCTGCAGTACTGTTACCCACGCCTGGACGTCAATGTCAGTAAAGGAGTGAACCATTTACTGAAGAGCCCTTTCAGCGTCCATCCTAAAACTG GTCGGATTTCTGTACCAATTGACCTGAAGAACTTGGACAAATTTGATCCTTTTGAAGTGCCCACTATAAG CCTTATATGTGAAGAGTTGGACAAGGCCAAGGCTGTTGAAGAAGAGGATGACGATACAAAGgataaagagaatgaaacagaAGCTGCTGAGCGCCGTAAAATAAGAG ACTACAAGCGAACTAGCCTGGCCAAGTATATAAAGCTGTTTGATCAGTTTTTGGATGCGATGTCTCGCTCCAGGAAAGGAGAGATGCTGAAGAAAAGTG ATCTCCAGAAAGAGTTTTAA
- the tfip11 gene encoding tuftelin-interacting protein 11, with translation MSMSHLYGRRGDLEDEDGVEIEKFEVSEWDLANEFNPDRRRHRQTKEEATYGIWAEHDSDDERPSFGGKRSKDYTAPVNFISAGLRKTAAEEKQQQDSDDSDQDEEAHPPPRAAAPKKLQTGGNFKTSQKTFAGNIRPGQDIGTWERHTRGIGQKLLQKMGYVPGKGLGKNAQGIVNPIEAKVRKGKGAVGAYGNERTQQSLQDFPVVDSEEEEEQEFQRELGQWRREPGTGKKKPKYSYKTVDELKAHGKLTNKGMSKPAGELAQVKVIDMTGREQKVYYSYSQMSQKHSVPEEAPMSAAVREQKSTVFALPELEHNLKLLIELTEQDILQSARRLQHERDTVVSLTHESSTLQSRLKEEEEAVERLERVLELVEQLEASGDGGRPPLSLLECAEAFQQLQTHFYQEYKTMGLADLAVSVVHPLLTEKLKSWDPLKDCSYGLEEVGQWRAILEGTQLQHAAPDSTSMDPYHRLIWEVWVPVLRACVVLWQPRNVGPMVDCVDCWAPVLPLWILDYVLEQLIFPRLQKEVDNWNPLTDTVPIHSWIHPWLPLMQVRLEPLYPPIRSKLAHALQRWHPSDASARLILQPWKEVFTPGAWEAFMVKNIVPKLALCLGELVVNPHQQLVEPFTWVMDWEGMLSLSTMVGLLDKHFFNKWLQVLCSWLSNSPNYEEITKWYLGWKGMLSEALLSHPVIKEKLNEALDIMNRAVASGIGGYMQPGARENIAYLTQTERRKDFQYEASAQQQERREIESSVPRPPGTAPVPTSIPTNFKDLIQAKAEENGIVFMPLVGKRHMGKQLYTFGRIMIYIERGVVFVQGKKTWVPTSLQSLIDMAK, from the exons ATGTCTATGTCCCATTTGTATGGGCGTAGAGGAGATTTAGAAGACGAGGATGGAGTGGAGATTGAAAAGTTTGAGGTGTCTGAATGGGACCTGGCCAACGAGTTTAATCCTGACAGACGTCGGCACAGACAGACAAAAGAGGAGGCTACGTACGGCATATGGGCTGAACATGACTCTGATGATGAGAGACCTAGCTTTGGAGGCAAGAG AtcaaaagactacacagctccTGTGAACTTTATAAGTGCTGGCCTGCGGAAGACTGCAGCTGAGGAGAAACAGCAGCAGGACTCTGATGACTCAGACCAGGATGAAGAAGCACACCCACCGCCCCGTGCTGCTGCGCCTAAAAAACTTCAGACG GGTGGGAATTTTAAAACGTCCCAGAAGACATTTGCAGGAAATATCCGGCCAGGACAAGACATCGGTACCTGGGAAAGACATACAAGAGGCATTGGTCAGAAGCTTCTGCAGAAGATGGGGTACGTTCCAGGAAAAGGCCTTGGCAAAAACGCACAGG GTATTGTGAACCCAATTGAAGCCAAAGTACGAAAGGGAAAAGGTGCAGTGGGGGCTTATGGAAATGAAAGAACTCAGCAGTCACTACAGGACTTCCCTGTTGTAGATtctgaggaggaagaggagcag GAGTTTCAAAGGGAATTGGGTCAGTGGCGTAGAGAGCCTGGAACAGGGAAGAAAAAGCCTAAATATTCCTATAAAACTGTGGATGAACTGAAGGCTCATGGGAAACTTACCAATAAAGGAATGAGCAAACCAGCTGGAGAACTTGCCCAGGTTAAG GTGATAGATATGACGGGTAGGGAGCAAAAGGTGTACTACAGCTACAGTCAGATGAGTCAGAAGCACAGTGTTCCTGAGGAGGCTCCAATGAGTGCCGCAGTCCGAGAACAGAAAAGCACAGTTTTTGCTCTGCCTGAACTTGAACACAATCTCAAACTTCTCATTGAACTCACCGAACAGGACATCTTACAG agtGCCCGGCGTCTGCAGCATGAGCGGGACACAGTAGTGTCTCTGACGCATGAGAGTAGCACGCTGCAGTCCAGGCttaaagaggaagaagaggctGTGGAGAGGCTGGAGCGGGTGCTGGAGCTGGTCGAGCAGCTAGAGGCATCTGGAGACGGAGGCCGACCTCCACTCAGCCTCCTTGAGTGTGCTGAAGCCTTCCAGCAACTGCAGACACACTTCTACCAGGAGTACAAAACCATGGGGCTTGCTGACCTTGCTGTGTCTGTAGTGCATCCGCTGCTAACAGAAAAACTCAAAAGCTGGGATCCTCTTAAG gaCTGCTCATATGGTTTAGAAGAAGTAGGTCAGTGGAGGGCCATACTAGAGGGTACACAACTTCAACATGCTGCACCTGATTCTACTTCTATGGATCCCTACCACAG ATTGATATGGGAGGTGTGGGTTCCTGTGCTGAGAGCTTGTGTGGTTCTGTGGCAGCCCAGGAATGTGGGTCCGATGGTGGACTGTGTGGACTGCTGGGCCCCTGTGCTGCCTCTCTGGATCCTGGACTATGTTCTTGAACAGCTCATCTTCCCACGGCTACAGAAAGAG GTGGATAACTGGAACCCATTAACAGACACCGTGCCCATACACTCATGGATTCACCCATGGCTGCCACTCATGCAAGTGCGCCTGGAGCCGTTGTACCCACCAATCCGCAGTAAGCTGGCCCACGCTCTGCAGCGTTGGCACcccagtgatgcctcagccagACTCATCCTGCAGCCTTGGAAAGAGGTCTTCACTCCTGGAGCCTGGGAAGCCTTCATGGTCAAAAACATCGTCCCTAAGCTAG CTCTGTGTCTAGGGGAGTTAGTGGTGAACCCACACCAGCAGTTGGTTGAACCATTCACATGGGTGATGGACTGGGAAGGCATGCTGTCTCTCTCCACCATGGTGGGGCTACTTGACAAGCACTTCTTTAACAAATGGCTACAG GTATTATGTTCGTGGCTTAGTAACAGTCCCAACTATGAGGAGATTACAAAGTGGTATTTGGGCTGGAAGGGCATGCTTTCAGAGGCACTGCTCAGTCACCCAGTTATCAAGGAGAAGCTCAATGAAGCTCTTGATATAATGAACAGAGCTGTAGCCTCTGGTATAG GTGGCTACATGCAGCCTGGAGCAAGAGAGAACATTGCATATCTGACTCAGACAGAGAGGAGGAAGGACTTCCAGTATGAGGCTTCAGCACAGCAGCAGGAGCGTCGTGAGATAGAGAGCAGTGTCCCACGACCTCCAGGCACCGCCCCTGTCCCCACCTCAATACCTACCAACTTTAAAGACCTGATCCAAGCCAAAGCCGAAGAGAATGGCATTGTCTTCATGCCACTAGTGGGAAAACGGCACATGGGCAAGCAACTGTATACATTTGGCAGGATCATGATCTACATTGAGCGGGGTGTGGTCTTTGTTCAGGGCAAAAAGACTTGGGTTCCTACATCACTACAAAGTCTCATTGATATGGCCAAGTAA
- the naca gene encoding nascent polypeptide-associated complex subunit alpha: MPGEATETVPVTEQEMQQPQVETGSGTESDSDESVPELEEQDSAQTQTQQAQLAAAAEIDEEPVSKAKQSRSEKKARKAMSKLGLRQVTGVTRVTIRKSKNILFVITKPDVYKSPASDTYIVFGEAKIEDLSQQAQLAAAEKFKVQGEATSNIQENTQTPTVQEESEEEEVDETGVEVKDIELVMSQANVSRAKAVRALKNNNNDIVNAIMELTM, translated from the exons ATGCCAGGCGAAGCCACAGAAACTGTCCCAGTGACAGAGCAGGAGATGCAGCAGCCCCAAGTGGAGACAG GGTCTGGCACTGAGTCGGACAGCGATGAGTCTGTTCCTGAACTAGAGGAGCAGGATTctgcacagacacagacacaacaggCACAG cttgcagcagcagcagagattGACGAAGAACCTGTCagcaaagcaaaacaaagcAGAAGTGAAAAGAAAGCAAGAAAG GCAATGTCCAAATTGGGTCTCAGACAAGTGACAGGAGTTACCAGGGTAACCATTCGCAAATCTAAGAACATTCTGTTCGTCATCACCAAACCAGACGTCTACAAAAGCCCCGCTTCAGACACTTACATTGTCTTTGGTGAGGCCAAG ATTGAGGACCTGTCCCAGCAAGCTCAGCTGGCTGCTGCAGAGAAGTTTAAAGTCCAGGGAGAAGCAACTTCAAACAttcaagaaaacacacagacgCCCACAGTACAGGAGGAAAGCGAAGAAGAAGAG GTTGATGAGACCGGAGTGGAGGTTAAGGACATTGAGCTGGTCATGTCACAAGCCAATGTTTCACGGGCAAAGGCTGTACGCGCACTGAAGAATAACAACAATGATATTGTCAATGCCATTATG GAGTTGACAATGTAG